The sequence below is a genomic window from Lujinxingia litoralis.
TCGTGTCTCCGGGGACTTCAGCCGCGCCGCCGAGCTGTTGATCGAGGCTCGGCAGCCTCAACTGGCCGCAAAATTTCTGGAGGAGGCCGGCGAGGCCAAACGCGCCGCGCGGATGCGCGCCCAGGTGGCGTTGGCCGATGGAGACCGGGGAGGGGCTGCCGAGCACCTTCGGGATGCCGGGGAGCTGGAGCAGGCTGCGGAGCTTTTTGCTGAAGTTGGTAAAACCGAGCAGGCCGCCGAACTCTACGAGAAGCTCGAGGCGTTTGAAGAGGCGCTGGAACTCTATCTGAAGATACCGCGCTACGCGCACGCGGCGCGCTGCGCGGAGCAGGCCGGCCTGCTGGCTCGGGCGGCTGAGTATTATCAGGAGGCCGGGGACGTCGAGGGGCAGCTGCGGGTGTTGGAACTCCAGGGGGACTTCTTCCGAGTGGGCCGTCTGCGCTTTGAACATCGCATGTATGAAGAGGCGCTGGAGGCGTTGTCGAAGCTCGACTCCCGTGATGCCATGTACGCGCGGAGCCTGGAGCTTCAGGGTGATGTGCTGCGCGCTCAGGGGCGTGCGGAGAAGGCCTATGGCAAGTATCGGGCAGCGCTGGGCAATCGGGAGGCCGAACTCGCCACGCTGCCTTTGCTCTACAAAATGGGGCGAGCGCTTGAGGATGAGCCCGATCTTCCCGGTGCGTTGGAGTGCTACAGTAAGGTGCTCGAGGTGGAAGCGAACTTCGAGGACGCGAGCATGCGTGTCGGGGCGATTCGCAAACGTCTGCGTCGAGGAACCCTTACCGGACGTACCAGCAGCGGACTCTTCGGGGGAGGCGCCACTGAGGACGGGGAGGTGGCTCGCCGCTATGAAATTCTGGAGGAGATCGCGCGCGGGGGGATGGGGATCGTCTACAAGGCCCGCGATACCGTGCTCGGACGTGTGGTGGCCTTTAAGATCCTGGGGGAAAACCTGCGCGATAACGAGACGGCGGTGATGTACTTTTTGCGCGAGGCGCGGGCCGCCGCGGCGCTCTCGCACCCCAATATCGTGACCATTTACGACGCCGGTGAGCAAGATGGCGAGTACTATATGGCCATGGAGTTTGTGGAGGGGACGACGCTCAAGGAGTTGGTGCGTCGTACCGGCGCGCTTGCCGACGATAAGGTGCGGCACATCCTACTCGGGTGCGCACGCGCTCTGCAGTACGCGCATGGCAAGGGGATCATCCACCGCGACATCAAGAGCGGGAACGTGATGACCACTCGCGACCGTTCGCTCAAGGTGATGGACTTTGGCCTGGCGAAGTTTCTTAAAGAGTATCAGAACAACCATACTCAGCAGGTCGGTACACCTTTTTACATGTCGCCGGAGCAGATCATCGGCCGGGACATCGACTTCCGCAGTGATCTGTACAGCCTGGGGTGCATGATCTTTGAGTGTGCGACCGGCACGGTTCCGTTTTTCAAAGGCGACTTAAGCTACCATCATTTGCACACCCGTCCTCCCTCCCCGCGCTCGATCAATCCGGGGTTGAGTGAAGAGACGGACCGCATGATCTTGAAGTTGCTCGAGAAAGAGCCCGACGCCCGTTACCAGTCGGCCAAAGAGATCATCGATGAACTCTCCGGTTCGGTGGTGATGCAGGCCTGAGCGCGCCCATGTGATTGGGGTCAGCGCAGGGGACGGAGATCGTCGCGTTGTTCGATGGAGGGCATGGCGTCACGAGCGCGGGCCTGCATGCGTCGAGCTTCTTCGGAGTGCCCCTGGCGCTCGAGGTACGCCGCGTAGCGAAAGAGTAGCCCGGGTTGTTCGCCGTGGGCTTCCAGCATCGTTTCAAAGAGTTCGTGGGTGCGTGAGGTGCGTCCGAGTCCCTCCAGGGCTTCGCTGAGGTTGAGGCCGATCTGGAGGTCGTCAGGGTGCGCTTCGTAGAGGTTGGCGAGGTAGGTGTGCGCCTCGCGGTGACGCTCTTCCATCAGCAGAAGTACGCCCAGGCGCAGACCGGCCTGGAGGTCGCCCGGGGAGGCGGTCCAGAGCCAGAGATAGTGAGCGCGCGCGTCCTCATGTCGCCCGAGCTCTTCGTAGGTACGGGCCGCTCGCCGGTGAAGTTCGGGGAGGTTCGGATTCAGGGCGAGGGCATCCAGGAGTAGGGGCTCAAGGCGCGCGGCGGGAAGGTCAGTCTCGGTGGCCAGCGCCAGCGCCT
It includes:
- a CDS encoding serine/threonine-protein kinase, whose product is MSGSGLWILAQVADDVDLAEGVGYGTGLSTWIALVGGLMVVAVLIGVVFAGIRYVRAAMAKSSSAPGRMLPPETRRRVDEAIAAGDFDVAGDLLTRAEALEEAAEAYLKGGVFVKAARSFEQAGSRPQAIYCYKRAGDHEQAARIYEQMDEPRAAAAEYFQAGAWERAAIFYERAKDMRRAAENYARARRWLESARAFDAAGMPREAAEHYARHVEHYRADHGGYEGGALPEELREQARRAGELFREAGEIQRASEIFLAAGLAQEAAETLRVSGDFSRAAELLIEARQPQLAAKFLEEAGEAKRAARMRAQVALADGDRGGAAEHLRDAGELEQAAELFAEVGKTEQAAELYEKLEAFEEALELYLKIPRYAHAARCAEQAGLLARAAEYYQEAGDVEGQLRVLELQGDFFRVGRLRFEHRMYEEALEALSKLDSRDAMYARSLELQGDVLRAQGRAEKAYGKYRAALGNREAELATLPLLYKMGRALEDEPDLPGALECYSKVLEVEANFEDASMRVGAIRKRLRRGTLTGRTSSGLFGGGATEDGEVARRYEILEEIARGGMGIVYKARDTVLGRVVAFKILGENLRDNETAVMYFLREARAAAALSHPNIVTIYDAGEQDGEYYMAMEFVEGTTLKELVRRTGALADDKVRHILLGCARALQYAHGKGIIHRDIKSGNVMTTRDRSLKVMDFGLAKFLKEYQNNHTQQVGTPFYMSPEQIIGRDIDFRSDLYSLGCMIFECATGTVPFFKGDLSYHHLHTRPPSPRSINPGLSEETDRMILKLLEKEPDARYQSAKEIIDELSGSVVMQA